One segment of Bombus pascuorum chromosome 6, iyBomPasc1.1, whole genome shotgun sequence DNA contains the following:
- the LOC132907877 gene encoding uncharacterized protein LOC132907877 yields MIMTVSQEGFKYVIQKQERQKICFGSGCPRDTSKKNMTPFMRYYTLEDHPSVTPNSYDVLKSFKTIITKPCSHSISKKGYSGIARFSKKVEVKDIYPSPLDYNTSTFPKLIHKSKYPFDSSSKRQTFVDNTTPGPGMYVSIKRKGPTLKHSFGGSVQMNLGVNLKCCNRNTDICKICGTKPLGDYWHLKNEIFLCRPCMIKEYEKETKFKQRELEQFHKIRDCSIMHQHETTTAKIWLMHPRRAVQWIRKEAYLSTYFNE; encoded by the exons atgaTAATGACAGTTAGTCAGGAAG GGTTTAAATACGTCATACAAAAACAAGAGCGACAAAAGATATGTTTCGGATCAGGATGTCCCCGCGATACttcaaaaaaaaatatgactCCATTTATGAGGTACTATACATTAGAAGATCATCCAAGTGTAACACCTAATTCATATGAtgttttaaaatcatttaaaacaattataacTAAG CCTTGTTCTCATAGTATTAGTAAGAAAGGTTACAGTGGCATTGCCAGATTTAGTAAAAAAGTTGAAGTGAAAGATATTTATCCATCGCCATTAGATTACAATACTTCCACATTTCCtaaactaatacataaatCAAAGTATCCATTTGATTCTAGCAGCAAAAGACAGACTTTTGTCGACAATACAACTCCAGG ccCAGGAATGTATGTtagtattaaaagaaaaggacctACATTAAAACACAGTTTTGGTGGtagtgtacaaatgaatctTGGAGTGAATCTTAAATGTTGTAATCGAAACACGGATATTTGCAAGATATGTGGGACAAAACCACTTGGTGATTATTggcatttaaaaaatgaaatatttttatgtaggCCATGTATGATTAAAGAATATGAGAAGGAAACAAAGTTTAAACAAAGAGAATTAGAACAATTTCAt aaaatacgaGATTGTTCAATTATGCATCAACATGAAACTACAACTGCAAAAATATGGTTGATGCATCCTAGAAGAGCTGTACAATGGATACGCAAAGAAGCTTATCTTTCTACTTACTTCAAtgaataa